A window of Eubacteriaceae bacterium ES3 contains these coding sequences:
- a CDS encoding TylF/MycF/NovP-related O-methyltransferase: protein MIKLPEYEKRFEYENNFILSCDNSRIGKMLAHYELFKLTQELPGAIIECGVFKGASLIRFASFRDLFECNDSRKIIGFDIFGKFPETNFKDDEAFRDNFILAAGEESISENQLFEVLNKKGVDQNIELIKGDITETIPEYIKNNPYLKISLVNLDTDIYEPAVTVLENLWPRIVKGGILVLDDYGVFPGETKAVDEFFKEKNVKIRKFKFSLTPSYIVKE from the coding sequence TTGATTAAATTACCAGAGTATGAAAAACGATTTGAGTATGAAAATAATTTTATATTATCTTGTGATAATAGCAGAATTGGAAAGATGCTTGCTCATTATGAGCTTTTTAAATTAACCCAGGAATTGCCCGGAGCAATCATTGAATGTGGTGTTTTTAAAGGAGCAAGTTTAATACGATTTGCAAGTTTCCGGGATTTATTCGAGTGCAATGATTCCAGAAAAATTATTGGTTTTGATATCTTTGGTAAGTTTCCTGAGACGAATTTCAAAGATGACGAAGCATTTCGAGATAATTTTATTCTAGCTGCAGGTGAAGAATCAATATCAGAAAATCAATTATTTGAAGTCTTGAATAAAAAAGGAGTGGATCAGAATATTGAATTAATAAAGGGCGATATTACTGAAACAATTCCTGAATATATTAAAAACAATCCTTATTTAAAAATATCATTAGTTAATTTGGACACTGATATATATGAGCCGGCAGTCACTGTTTTGGAAAATTTATGGCCAAGAATTGTAAAAGGTGGGATATTGGTGCTGGACGATTACGGAGTTTTTCCAGGTGAAACAAAAGCTGTAGATGAATTCTTTAAAGAGAAAAATGTAAAAATAAGAAAATTTAAATTTTCTTTAACACCAAGTTATATTGTAAAAGAATAA
- a CDS encoding flagellin translates to MWNERNLVSGSTIDLNTFYGISEPSTLPSLSRIYDIILQTGANSGNEFKVELSDVRTLKLGVSDLNLSTRMAANGAIDTIDKAIGIVLKERSKYGAYQNGLEHIINNVDNTSENLRASESRIADVDMAKEMMTLTKANILVQASSSMLAQSNNINTEMVQGLIQSF, encoded by the coding sequence ATGTGGAATGAACGCAATCTGGTTTCTGGTTCTACAATTGACCTGAATACATTCTATGGAATTTCAGAGCCTTCAACATTACCATCTTTGTCTAGAATATATGATATAATACTTCAAACAGGTGCTAATTCAGGCAATGAGTTTAAAGTTGAATTGTCTGATGTGCGAACGTTGAAATTAGGGGTAAGCGACTTGAACCTATCTACAAGAATGGCTGCAAACGGTGCAATTGACACCATAGATAAGGCAATTGGCATTGTATTGAAAGAAAGATCAAAGTATGGCGCTTATCAGAATGGTCTTGAACATATAATCAACAATGTAGATAATACATCCGAAAACCTCCGGGCTTCAGAAAGTCGTATTGCTGATGTTGATATGGCTAAGGAGATGATGACGCTTACAAAGGCGAATATCCTTGTACAGGCTTCGTCCTCAATGCTGGCGCAGAGTAATAATATCAATACGGAAATGGTACAGGGGTTAATTCAATCGTTTTAA
- a CDS encoding aldehyde ferredoxin oxidoreductase family protein, which translates to MNGVNYISIDLSTRQVKTVLIRRDLVKNYLGGKALAAKLLYDLLPEGTDPLAEESILIVNTGLMNNTGAPSSSRFNMTFKNVLTGGIASSNCGGQFGVMLKKAGVDGLIITGKSKKPCLITILDGEVIIQDAKLLWGLDAETVQESLPKNYGKLVIGPAGENLVKYAAAVSGERVAGRCGAGAVMGSKNLKGIVAYGSKKTEIKDPEGFKEYTKKWVAFSKNHPMTGEALGLYGSAGLVNKANMSGALPTRNFQKGQWEKADAISGETLADTLLVRNSGCISCPIRCERRVIVNNKEVKGPEFETLGLFGSNIENDDLQLINEINYQADILGMDTISLAGTIAFAMELYEKGLADFGLRFGKTDNLLEVIEKIAKREKPYDELADGTLRLSQKYGGSDFAIHAKGLELASYEPRKSVGMGLGYATSNRGGCHLNGGYLALMESIGVVSMGQTTTEGKAELTVFLQNAMEAVSSAGFCLFGLQSMIPKLMFDLGPSHPVTGITGKAMGGARGVLRNIWPMMPNALPINSMFLIPQAKAVELATGLKMTTGEFLQIGERAYNIERLFNLREGLSHKDDSLPKRLTDEIQDPDDPNSKVDLDTMLPLYYQTRGWTKDGVPAEKTLKRLAIG; encoded by the coding sequence ATGAATGGCGTAAATTACATAAGCATCGATCTAAGTACTCGCCAGGTCAAGACTGTTCTGATTCGAAGAGACTTAGTCAAAAACTACTTAGGCGGAAAAGCTCTGGCAGCTAAACTCTTATACGACCTTCTGCCAGAAGGAACTGATCCTTTAGCTGAAGAAAGTATTCTGATTGTTAACACCGGACTGATGAACAATACCGGCGCCCCATCTTCCAGCCGCTTTAATATGACCTTTAAAAATGTGCTGACCGGTGGGATTGCCTCGTCGAACTGCGGTGGTCAATTTGGTGTTATGCTCAAAAAAGCCGGTGTCGATGGTCTGATTATCACTGGAAAAAGTAAAAAACCCTGTCTGATCACTATTCTAGATGGTGAAGTCATTATTCAGGATGCCAAACTTTTATGGGGCCTTGACGCCGAAACGGTTCAGGAGAGCCTGCCTAAAAATTATGGTAAACTGGTAATCGGTCCGGCTGGTGAAAACCTGGTCAAATATGCCGCTGCCGTCTCCGGAGAACGGGTAGCCGGACGTTGTGGCGCTGGAGCTGTAATGGGTTCTAAAAACTTGAAGGGCATCGTTGCCTACGGGTCAAAAAAAACTGAAATAAAGGACCCTGAAGGCTTTAAAGAATATACAAAAAAATGGGTGGCCTTTTCTAAAAATCATCCCATGACCGGAGAAGCTCTAGGCTTGTACGGCTCTGCCGGATTAGTAAACAAGGCCAATATGTCCGGGGCTCTGCCGACCAGAAATTTCCAAAAGGGTCAATGGGAAAAAGCTGACGCAATTTCTGGTGAAACCTTGGCTGATACACTTTTAGTCAGAAACAGCGGCTGCATCTCCTGCCCTATTCGCTGCGAACGACGGGTAATCGTTAATAATAAAGAAGTAAAAGGACCGGAATTTGAAACGCTGGGGCTGTTTGGATCAAACATTGAAAATGATGACCTGCAGCTGATTAACGAAATCAATTATCAGGCTGATATTCTGGGAATGGATACCATCTCCTTAGCTGGTACCATCGCCTTTGCCATGGAACTTTATGAAAAAGGACTGGCCGATTTTGGTCTGCGTTTTGGCAAAACCGATAATCTGCTCGAAGTGATCGAAAAAATAGCCAAACGGGAAAAACCCTACGATGAGCTGGCCGATGGGACTCTGCGTCTGAGTCAGAAATATGGCGGATCAGATTTTGCAATCCATGCCAAGGGTCTGGAGCTGGCCTCCTATGAACCCCGTAAATCTGTGGGTATGGGCCTGGGTTATGCCACCTCCAACCGGGGTGGATGTCATTTAAACGGCGGTTACCTGGCACTGATGGAATCCATCGGGGTTGTGAGTATGGGACAGACTACTACAGAAGGAAAGGCTGAGCTCACGGTATTTTTACAAAATGCTATGGAAGCTGTTTCATCAGCGGGTTTCTGCCTATTCGGCCTGCAATCAATGATCCCCAAGCTCATGTTTGATCTGGGACCTTCACATCCAGTTACCGGTATAACCGGAAAAGCAATGGGGGGTGCTCGCGGTGTGTTGAGAAATATCTGGCCGATGATGCCAAACGCTCTGCCGATCAACTCAATGTTCTTAATTCCCCAGGCCAAAGCCGTTGAACTGGCTACTGGTCTCAAAATGACTACCGGTGAGTTCCTGCAAATTGGAGAGCGTGCCTACAACATCGAGCGGCTCTTCAATTTAAGAGAGGGCTTAAGCCATAAAGACGACAGCTTACCCAAACGTTTAACCGATGAGATTCAGGATCCTGATGACCCGAATTCCAAAGTCGATCTCGATACCATGCTGCCGCTTTATTATCAGACCCGAGGCTGGACTAAAGACGGCGTTCCAGCTGAAAAAACACTGAAGCGGCTGGCAATTGGATAA
- a CDS encoding iron-containing alcohol dehydrogenase, with product MELKKLAYRSTHVVMKGAMAVIKMPTPSVLSGPGMIKRFPEVIKACKVDHVLIVTDKPLMNLGLLDTFMEALKNADIHYTVFDGVQPNPTFENIEDGLAIYKNNHCNGIVAFGGGSSMDCAKIIGARMTNKKSIEKMKGLFKLTKKLPPFFAVPTTAGTGSEATIAAVITNSANHEKFAINDPKLVPIAACLDPELTIGLPNFLTAHTGMDALTHAVEAYNGWYDTPFVKEKALNATKIILNDLEKVYADGTNLELRENMLKASFDAGVAFTRAYVGYVHAIAHNLGGLYGVPHGFANAVILPHVLDFSKNKIEKKLSELAVYSGLGHLEEGENVLASRFINKVKEMNRNMDIPETIDKLKPEDIGFLTERILKEGNPTYPVPKIMDYDDCYSMLEDLVTPISYQA from the coding sequence ATGGAATTAAAAAAATTGGCTTATCGAAGTACACATGTTGTTATGAAAGGGGCTATGGCGGTTATTAAAATGCCAACGCCCTCAGTTTTATCGGGACCGGGAATGATCAAACGCTTTCCGGAAGTCATCAAAGCCTGTAAAGTTGACCATGTTCTGATTGTCACTGACAAACCCTTAATGAACCTGGGCCTTCTTGATACTTTTATGGAAGCTCTGAAAAACGCGGATATTCATTACACCGTATTTGATGGCGTTCAACCAAATCCAACTTTTGAAAATATTGAAGATGGTCTGGCAATCTACAAAAACAATCATTGTAATGGAATTGTCGCTTTCGGCGGCGGCTCTTCAATGGATTGCGCTAAAATCATTGGCGCCCGGATGACCAACAAGAAGTCTATTGAAAAAATGAAAGGCCTGTTTAAACTTACCAAAAAGCTGCCGCCATTTTTTGCTGTTCCAACCACTGCCGGTACCGGATCTGAGGCCACGATTGCAGCTGTTATCACTAACTCTGCCAATCATGAAAAATTTGCGATTAACGATCCTAAACTGGTCCCCATTGCCGCCTGCCTGGATCCGGAACTGACAATTGGTTTGCCAAACTTCTTAACCGCTCATACCGGAATGGATGCCCTGACCCACGCGGTTGAAGCTTATAATGGCTGGTATGACACACCTTTTGTAAAAGAAAAAGCCCTGAATGCCACCAAGATCATCCTAAATGATCTGGAAAAAGTATATGCCGATGGAACAAACCTTGAACTGCGTGAAAATATGCTAAAAGCTTCCTTTGATGCAGGGGTTGCCTTTACCAGGGCTTATGTCGGTTACGTCCACGCCATTGCCCATAACCTGGGTGGTCTATATGGTGTCCCTCACGGCTTTGCCAACGCCGTAATCCTCCCCCATGTACTGGATTTCTCCAAAAACAAAATCGAAAAGAAACTGTCTGAACTGGCTGTTTATTCCGGACTTGGTCATTTGGAAGAAGGAGAAAACGTTCTGGCCAGCCGATTTATTAATAAAGTAAAAGAAATGAATCGTAATATGGATATACCAGAAACCATTGATAAACTTAAACCAGAGGACATCGGGTTTTTAACCGAACGCATCTTAAAAGAAGGAAACCCTACCTATCCAGTACCTAAAATCATGGATTATGATGACTGTTATTCCATGCTAGAAGATCTGGTTACCCCAATCAGTTATCAGGCATAA
- a CDS encoding MoaD/ThiS family protein — MVLVEYKGELAKLTGKSEESLSATSLEGLLLMIKKNYSKEVYQTAKRCHITINGKISHQKLIGRLLLNENDRVVFFPVCSGG; from the coding sequence ATGGTCCTGGTTGAATACAAAGGGGAGCTGGCAAAATTGACCGGAAAATCTGAGGAAAGTCTCTCTGCCACCTCCCTTGAGGGATTGCTTCTCATGATTAAGAAGAACTACTCAAAAGAAGTCTATCAAACGGCAAAGCGATGTCATATAACCATCAACGGAAAAATCAGCCACCAAAAATTAATTGGCAGACTTTTACTAAATGAAAATGATCGGGTCGTATTTTTCCCGGTCTGCAGCGGCGGCTGA
- a CDS encoding 4Fe-4S binding protein, with protein MEKPVVDRKLCSACGVCADVCIFDAIKISYPRFKGDLKVYAKLEEPNKCVGCNQCAVNCPLGAIKMEVKQ; from the coding sequence GTGGAAAAACCGGTTGTAGACCGCAAACTCTGCAGTGCCTGCGGCGTTTGTGCAGATGTCTGCATCTTTGATGCAATAAAAATTAGTTATCCGCGATTTAAAGGTGATTTAAAAGTTTATGCCAAACTCGAAGAACCCAATAAATGCGTTGGCTGTAATCAGTGTGCCGTAAATTGTCCACTCGGTGCTATCAAGATGGAGGTAAAACAATGA
- a CDS encoding 4Fe-4S binding protein, producing the protein MAYQITDRCIGCQLCAKNCPVMAITGDKKKQHVINEKRCIECGVCQKGCPKSAILDEKGQAGEKIPKAQWKNRL; encoded by the coding sequence ATGGCCTATCAAATAACTGACCGCTGTATTGGCTGTCAGCTGTGTGCAAAAAATTGTCCAGTAATGGCCATTACCGGCGATAAGAAGAAACAGCATGTTATCAATGAAAAACGCTGTATTGAATGTGGCGTCTGTCAGAAAGGTTGTCCTAAAAGTGCGATTCTTGATGAAAAGGGTCAGGCTGGGGAAAAAATCCCTAAAGCACAGTGGAAAAACCGGTTGTAG
- a CDS encoding YtxH domain-containing protein — protein sequence MKSSNNKKFLGGLLVGSIIGAVLGGICVSKGNHEVVDNAKTLVASVTDGLNDYKETIDRKIQEIEKDESNKN from the coding sequence ATGAAAAGTTCAAATAATAAGAAATTTTTGGGTGGTCTCTTGGTTGGTTCAATTATCGGCGCAGTTCTTGGCGGAATCTGTGTTTCCAAGGGGAACCATGAAGTGGTTGACAATGCTAAAACATTAGTGGCATCGGTGACCGATGGACTTAATGATTATAAGGAAACGATTGATCGCAAGATTCAAGAAATTGAGAAAGACGAAAGCAATAAAAACTAA
- a CDS encoding radical SAM protein has translation MKVLLISYDNDNSIAYFPLGLGYLAAAIRDAGHAVEIYQQDVYHYPPEHLTDYINNNIFDIVGLGACGGYFQYDMIKRNLEAINKVKNKPTIILGGHLPSPEPEFFLRRFNADFVVLGEGEETTVELLNKLKDENIDFATIKGIAYVDKKGQFIQTERREPIKNIDQIGIPAYDLFEMEQYVLYPAPNKARKDRSMVMLSGRGCPFKCNFCYRMDQGFRPRSASSIIVEIKFLVEKFHVSYIIFWDELLMSSIPRIYEFCEALLKEGIKIKWYCNGRLNFASKDKKMLVLMKEAGCVFINYGIESMDDKCLKLMHKNLTTEMIIKGIENTIEAGISPGLNIIFGNLGENRSVIEKDVEFLLKYDDHAQLRTIRPVTPYPGTDLYNLAIEKGLIKNIEDFYEVKHRNSDLLTCNFTDMTDEEFYECLYWANSVLLENYIDNLRERNRQILEDLYHKKNTDFRGFRMV, from the coding sequence ATGAAAGTATTATTGATTTCATATGATAATGATAATAGCATAGCATATTTCCCTTTGGGACTTGGCTATTTGGCAGCTGCAATCAGAGATGCAGGACATGCGGTTGAGATATATCAACAGGATGTCTATCACTATCCACCAGAGCATTTAACCGACTATATAAATAACAATATTTTTGATATTGTTGGTTTAGGTGCATGCGGTGGCTATTTTCAGTATGATATGATAAAGAGAAATCTTGAAGCAATAAATAAAGTTAAAAATAAGCCAACGATTATTTTAGGTGGTCATTTACCATCACCGGAACCTGAGTTTTTCTTAAGACGATTTAATGCTGATTTTGTTGTTTTAGGCGAAGGTGAAGAAACTACTGTTGAACTTTTGAATAAACTAAAAGATGAAAATATAGATTTCGCAACGATAAAAGGGATTGCTTATGTTGATAAAAAAGGCCAATTTATACAAACGGAAAGACGAGAACCAATAAAAAATATCGATCAAATAGGTATACCGGCATATGATTTATTTGAGATGGAACAATATGTTTTGTACCCAGCTCCTAACAAAGCAAGAAAAGATCGATCAATGGTGATGTTAAGTGGGCGCGGTTGCCCTTTTAAGTGCAATTTCTGTTATCGTATGGATCAGGGATTTCGACCAAGATCAGCTAGTTCAATCATTGTAGAAATAAAGTTTTTAGTTGAGAAGTTTCATGTCTCTTATATTATTTTCTGGGATGAGTTATTAATGTCATCAATTCCCAGAATCTATGAATTCTGCGAAGCGTTATTAAAAGAGGGTATCAAGATAAAATGGTATTGTAACGGGCGACTCAACTTTGCTTCTAAAGACAAAAAAATGCTTGTACTGATGAAAGAAGCGGGGTGTGTTTTTATTAACTATGGAATTGAGTCTATGGATGACAAATGCCTTAAGTTAATGCATAAGAACTTGACAACCGAGATGATCATAAAAGGAATAGAAAATACAATTGAAGCAGGTATCAGCCCTGGATTAAACATTATTTTTGGTAATTTAGGTGAGAATCGAAGTGTAATCGAAAAAGATGTTGAATTCTTACTAAAATATGATGATCATGCTCAATTACGAACAATTAGACCAGTTACGCCATACCCTGGGACAGATTTATATAATTTGGCAATAGAAAAGGGATTAATCAAAAACATTGAGGATTTTTACGAAGTTAAGCATCGGAACTCAGATCTGCTTACATGTAATTTCACTGATATGACGGATGAAGAGTTTTACGAATGTCTATATTGGGCAAATTCGGTTTTACTGGAAAATTATATAGATAATCTAAGGGAAAGAAATAGGCAAATTTTAGAAGATTTATATCATAAAAAGAATACAGATTTTAGAGGCTTTAGGATGGTATAG